In Xenorhabdus poinarii G6, the following are encoded in one genomic region:
- the bhsA gene encoding multiple stress resistance protein BhsA, protein MKSSKCIIALLALSAISFGSLAATEVKSPVGEKVGVISVTGAETLDTLTEQLSQKANESGAKYFRITSAFGQNNLNGTAEIYR, encoded by the coding sequence ATGAAAAGTTCAAAATGTATTATTGCTTTATTAGCATTAAGTGCTATTTCATTTGGTTCATTAGCTGCTACTGAAGTCAAATCCCCTGTCGGAGAGAAAGTTGGGGTCATTTCCGTAACAGGAGCAGAAACCCTAGATACACTCACTGAACAATTATCCCAAAAAGCTAATGAGTCTGGAGCGAAATATTTCCGTATTACTTCTGCTTTTGGTCAGAATAATTTAAATGGAACTGCCGAGATATATAGATAA
- a CDS encoding TetR/AcrR family transcriptional regulator, whose amino-acid sequence MSKNSSTARERILQVSHDLFYQEGIRATGIDRIIKEAGVTKVTFYRHFPSKNDLIMAFLDYRHQRWIHWFSTTLAADMSAYGTLVKALPAVLKKWFMSAEFRGCAFINSVVEFSQALPEIQPVVQSHKQEMTEILATFLPATSERPVLAKQMTLLIDGAIVMAQYGEESDQVVSLLENWLSLYAEFLNR is encoded by the coding sequence ATGTCAAAAAATAGCTCAACTGCACGTGAACGTATTCTCCAGGTTTCTCATGATCTCTTTTATCAAGAAGGGATTAGGGCCACCGGGATAGATCGTATCATCAAGGAAGCCGGCGTCACCAAAGTGACCTTCTATCGGCATTTTCCCTCTAAAAATGATTTGATTATGGCTTTTCTCGACTATCGACATCAGCGCTGGATTCACTGGTTTAGTACGACATTAGCTGCGGATATGTCTGCCTATGGCACCCTTGTAAAAGCGCTTCCAGCAGTCCTGAAAAAATGGTTTATGAGCGCAGAATTCCGCGGCTGCGCATTCATCAATTCTGTCGTTGAATTTTCTCAGGCATTACCGGAAATACAGCCTGTTGTGCAATCTCATAAGCAGGAAATGACAGAAATCCTCGCAACATTCCTGCCTGCCACATCGGAAAGGCCGGTTCTGGCTAAGCAAATGACATTGCTTATCGATGGTGCCATTGTCATGGCTCAATATGGCGAAGAGAGTGATCAGGTCGTATCTCTCTTGGAAAACTGGCTGTCGTTGTATGCTGAGTTTCTGAATCGGTGA
- the treC gene encoding alpha,alpha-phosphotrehalase, producing the protein MTEQKPWWMNSVIYQIYPKSFQDSTGCGTGDINGITRRLDYLQQLGVDAIWITPIYPSPQIDNGYDVADYCAINPDYGVMADFDHLVKSAHQRGIRIILDMVFNHTSTQHPWFQAAQDIHSPYRQFYLWRDGTEDALPNNWKSKFGGNAWQWHAESQQYYLHLFAVEQADLNWEHEPVRAELKKICEFWADRGVDGLRLDVINLVSKQQTYPDDEYGDGRRFYTDGPRIHEFLQEMSRDVFQPKGLMTVGEMSSTSLEHCQRYSTLDRTALSMTFNFHHLKVDYPNGEKWSLAKPDYVELKKIFSTWQQGMHQKAWNALFWCNHDQPRIVSRFGDEHQYHKISAKMLAMVLHGMQGTPYIYQGEELGMTNPHFTHIEGYRDIESLNMYQERIEKGMQPEDILAILAQKSRDNSRTPMQWDDSANAGFTTGIPWIAPCRNYSEINTKVALQDEDSIFYCYRDLIKLRKQQPILTYGDYQDLLPEHPSLWCYLRRWQEQTLLVIANLSDETQRWSPEPSLANKAWQVLISNYPSATKIDNAMNIKPYEAIYLIVTE; encoded by the coding sequence ATGACGGAACAAAAACCCTGGTGGATGAATAGCGTTATCTACCAAATTTATCCCAAGAGCTTTCAGGATAGTACAGGTTGTGGCACCGGCGATATCAACGGGATCACCCGACGGCTGGATTATCTACAACAACTTGGGGTTGATGCCATCTGGATCACACCCATTTATCCCTCGCCACAAATTGATAATGGCTATGATGTTGCTGATTACTGTGCTATCAACCCTGATTACGGTGTCATGGCGGATTTTGATCATTTGGTGAAAAGTGCCCACCAACGGGGTATTCGTATCATCCTGGATATGGTTTTCAATCATACCTCAACCCAACATCCGTGGTTTCAGGCCGCGCAAGATATTCATAGCCCCTACCGCCAGTTTTATCTCTGGCGGGATGGCACAGAAGACGCCCTGCCTAACAATTGGAAATCTAAATTCGGCGGTAATGCATGGCAATGGCATGCTGAGAGTCAGCAATATTACCTCCACTTGTTCGCAGTAGAACAAGCTGACTTAAACTGGGAGCATGAGCCTGTTCGCGCTGAACTGAAAAAAATCTGTGAGTTCTGGGCGGATCGTGGCGTTGATGGTTTGCGGTTGGATGTCATTAACCTTGTCTCAAAACAGCAAACCTATCCTGATGATGAGTACGGCGATGGCCGCCGATTCTATACTGATGGCCCGCGGATACATGAATTTCTGCAAGAAATGAGCCGTGATGTTTTCCAACCCAAAGGGTTGATGACTGTTGGTGAAATGTCCTCCACGAGCCTTGAACACTGTCAACGCTATAGTACTCTGGATAGGACAGCGTTATCCATGACGTTTAATTTTCACCACCTAAAAGTTGATTATCCAAATGGAGAAAAATGGTCTCTCGCGAAACCCGATTATGTTGAACTGAAAAAGATCTTCTCAACCTGGCAGCAAGGTATGCACCAAAAAGCCTGGAATGCCCTCTTCTGGTGTAATCATGATCAACCCCGTATTGTTTCCCGATTTGGCGATGAGCATCAGTACCACAAAATATCGGCTAAAATGCTGGCAATGGTGCTACATGGCATGCAGGGTACGCCTTATATCTATCAGGGGGAAGAATTGGGGATGACGAATCCTCACTTTACGCATATTGAGGGCTATCGGGATATTGAAAGCCTGAATATGTATCAAGAGCGTATTGAGAAAGGTATGCAACCAGAGGATATCCTGGCCATTCTGGCGCAGAAATCCCGTGACAATAGTCGAACGCCTATGCAATGGGATGATTCGGCAAACGCCGGTTTCACAACGGGGATACCGTGGATCGCACCTTGCCGTAATTACTCAGAAATTAATACCAAAGTCGCATTACAGGATGAAGATTCTATCTTCTATTGCTACCGCGATTTGATTAAATTGAGAAAACAACAACCGATTCTGACCTACGGTGACTACCAGGATCTGCTGCCAGAGCATCCATCACTCTGGTGCTATTTACGTCGTTGGCAGGAGCAAACTTTGCTGGTCATTGCCAATTTAAGCGATGAAACACAGCGTTGGTCTCCAGAACCTTCGCTTGCCAACAAAGCATGGCAGGTATTAATCAGTAATTATCCATCGGCGACAAAAATAGATAATGCAATGAACATTAAACCGTATGAGGCAATATATTTAATTGTTACAGAATAA
- the treB gene encoding PTS trehalose transporter subunit IIBC, which produces MKKKQINQKDIDNLITLIGGKENIASVSHCITRLRFVLNSPENADAKAIEALPMVKGCFTNAGQFQVVIGTNVDVYYQALLATTGKQSVNKEEVKQAARQNMKWYENAISHFAEIFFPLLPALISGGLILGFRNLIGDIPFSEGKSLAQLYPVWQSVYDFLWLIGEAIFFYLPVGICWSAVKKMGGTPILGIILGITLVSPQLMNAYLLGQQTPEVWNFGWFTIAKVGYQAQVIPSLLAGLALGWIETRLKKWVPDYLYLVIVPVTSLLLAVFLAHALIGPAGRAIGDGVAWVVKGLMTGSLAPIGAALFGFFYAPLVITGVHQTTLAIDLQMIQSTGGTPIWPIIALSNIAQGSAVAGIIWASKKQKEREVSIPAAISAYLGVTEPAMYGINLKYRYPMFCAMIGSSLAGLICGLNHVTANGIGVGGLPGILSIKPQFWVIYLIAMLVAVVVPLLLTVMAYHRHERKAALSKANELAN; this is translated from the coding sequence ATGAAGAAAAAACAAATAAATCAAAAGGATATTGATAACCTTATTACGCTGATTGGTGGAAAAGAGAACATCGCTTCCGTTAGTCATTGTATTACCCGACTCAGATTCGTTCTAAATTCCCCCGAAAATGCCGATGCCAAAGCCATAGAAGCGTTACCTATGGTCAAGGGGTGTTTCACTAATGCCGGGCAGTTTCAGGTAGTGATTGGGACGAATGTGGATGTCTATTATCAAGCACTGCTAGCAACCACAGGGAAACAATCTGTTAATAAAGAAGAGGTGAAACAAGCAGCTCGTCAAAATATGAAATGGTATGAAAACGCAATTTCACATTTTGCTGAGATCTTTTTCCCATTACTGCCAGCTCTGATCAGCGGCGGTTTAATCCTCGGTTTTCGTAATCTGATCGGGGATATCCCTTTTAGTGAAGGTAAATCACTCGCTCAACTCTACCCTGTCTGGCAAAGTGTCTATGATTTTCTCTGGCTCATCGGCGAAGCGATATTCTTCTACCTCCCGGTAGGTATCTGCTGGTCTGCCGTCAAAAAAATGGGCGGAACACCCATCCTGGGGATTATTCTCGGCATTACGCTGGTTTCCCCGCAACTGATGAATGCTTATCTGCTTGGTCAGCAAACGCCTGAAGTCTGGAATTTCGGCTGGTTTACCATTGCTAAGGTCGGTTATCAGGCACAGGTCATCCCATCCTTATTAGCCGGTCTGGCATTAGGATGGATTGAAACGCGGCTGAAAAAATGGGTTCCAGACTACCTCTATCTTGTGATTGTTCCTGTGACTTCTCTGCTTCTGGCCGTCTTCCTCGCCCATGCTCTGATCGGCCCTGCCGGACGGGCGATTGGCGATGGTGTTGCCTGGGTGGTGAAAGGATTAATGACAGGGAGTCTTGCCCCCATCGGCGCCGCGCTATTTGGTTTCTTCTACGCCCCATTGGTGATCACGGGTGTACATCAAACGACGCTGGCCATCGACCTGCAAATGATCCAAAGCACCGGCGGAACACCGATTTGGCCGATTATTGCGCTGTCTAATATTGCCCAAGGTTCTGCGGTTGCGGGCATTATCTGGGCAAGCAAGAAGCAAAAAGAGCGCGAAGTTTCTATTCCTGCGGCAATTTCAGCCTATCTTGGGGTAACCGAACCAGCCATGTACGGCATTAACCTTAAATATCGTTACCCGATGTTCTGTGCAATGATTGGCTCGTCTCTGGCCGGGCTGATTTGTGGGCTGAACCATGTGACTGCCAATGGTATCGGCGTAGGCGGGCTACCAGGCATCCTCTCCATTAAGCCACAATTCTGGGTTATTTATCTGATTGCGATGCTCGTTGCCGTGGTTGTGCCATTACTCCTGACTGTTATGGCTTATCACAGACATGAACGCAAAGCCGCCTTATCCAAGGCAAACGAACTCGCCAATTAA